One region of Eubalaena glacialis isolate mEubGla1 chromosome 6, mEubGla1.1.hap2.+ XY, whole genome shotgun sequence genomic DNA includes:
- the TNK2 gene encoding activated CDC42 kinase 1 isoform X7 → MSKVFSGKRLEAEFPPHHSQSTFRKTSPTPGGPAVEGSLQSLTCLIGEKDLHLFEKLGDGSFGVVRRGEWDAPSGKTVSVAVKCLKPDVLSQPEAMDDFIREVNAMHSLDHRNLIRLYGVVLTPPMKMVTELAPLGSLLDRLRKHQGHFLLGTLSRYAVQVAEGMGYLESKRFIHRDLAARNLLLATRDLVKIGDFGLMRALPQNDDHYVMQEHRKVPFAWCAPESLKTRTFSHASDTWMFGVTLWEMFTYGQEPWIGLNGSQILHKIDKEGERLPRPEDCPQDIYNVMVQCWAHKPEDRPTFVALRDFLLEAQPTDMRALQDFEEPDKLHIQMNDVITVIEGRAENYWWRGQNTRTLCVGPFPRNVVTSVAGLSAQDISQPLQNSFIHTGHGDSDPRHCWGFPDRIDELYLGNPMDPPDLLSVELSTSRPTQHLGRVKKPTYDPVSEDQDPLSSDFKRLGLRKPGLPRGLWLAKPSARVPGTKAGRGSSEITLIDFGEEPVVPAPRPCAPSLAQLAMDACSLLDKTPPQSPSRALPRPLHPTPVVDWDARPLPPPPAYDDVAQDEDDFEVCSINSTLVSAEVSAGPSQGETNYAFVPEPARLFPPLEDNLFLPPQGGGKPPNSAQTAEIFQALQQECMRQLQVPAGSLVPSPSPVGDDKPQVPPRVPIPPRPTRPRGELSPAPSGEEEMGRWPGPASPPRVPPREPLSPQGSRTPSPLVPRGSSPLPPRLSSSPGKTMPTTQSFASDPKYATPQVIQAPGPRAGPCILPIVRDGKKVSNTHYYLLPERPPYLERYQRFLRETRSPEEPAPMPVPLLLPPPGIPAPAAPTATVRPMPQAAPDPKADFSTNTSNSGAQPPALRATARVPQRGCPGDGPEAGRPADKIQMLQAMVHGVTTEECQAALQSHSWSVQRAAQYLKVEQLFGLGLRPRGECHKVLEMFDWNLEQAGCHLLGSCGPAHHKR, encoded by the exons ATGAGCAAG GTGTTCAGTGGAAAGCGGCTGGAGGCTGAGTTCCCCCCTCATCACTCTCAGAGCACCTTCCGGAAGACCTCACCCACCCCCGGAGGCCCAGCAGTGGAGGGGTCCCTGCAGAGCCTCACCTGCCTCATTGGGGAGAAGGACCTGCATCTCTTTGAGAAGCTGGGAGATGGCTCCTTTGGCGTGGTGCGCAGGGGCGAGTGGGACGCCCCCTCAGGGAAGACG GTGAGTGTGGCTGTGAAGTGCCTGAAGCCTGATGTGCTGAGCCAGCCAGAGGCCATGGACGACTTCATCCGGGAGGTCAATGCCATGCACTCGCTTGACCACCGAAACCTCATTCGCCTCTACGGTGTGGTGCTCACGCCGCCCATGAAGATG GTGACAGAGCTGGCACCTCTGGGATCGTTGTTGGACAGGCTGCGCAAGCACCAGGGCCACTTCCTCCTGGGTACCCTGAGCCGCTACGCTGTGCAGGTGGCTGAGGGCATGGGCTACCTGGAGTCCAAGCGCTTTATTCACCGTGACCTGGCTGCCCGCAATCTGCTGTTGGCCACCCGTGACCTGGTCAAGATCGGAGACTTCGGGCTGATGCGAGCACTACCCCAGAATGACGACCACTACGTCATGCAGGAGCATCGCAAGGTGCCCTTTGCCTG GTGTGCCCCTGAGAGCCTGAAGACTCGCACCTTCTCCCATGCCAGCGACACCTGGATGTTTGGGGTCACTCTGTGGGAGATGTTCACCTATGGCCAGGAGCCCTGGATTGGCCTCAATGGCAGTCAG ATCCTGCATAAGATTGACAAGGAGGGGGAGCGTCTGCCCCGGCCCGAGGACTGCCCCCAGGACATCTACAATGTCATGGTTCAGTGCTGGGCTCACAAGCCAGAGGACAGACCCACCTTTGTGGCCCTGAGGGACTTCCTGCTGGAG gcccagcccactGACATGCGGGCCCTTCAGGACTTTGAGGAACCAGACAAGCTGCACATCCAGATGAACGATGTCATCACCGTCATTGAGGGGAG GGCTGAGAATTACTGGTGGCGCGGGCAGAACACTCGGACGCTGTGCGTGGGGCCCTTCCCTCGCAACGTGGTGACCTCTGTGGCCGGCCTGTCGGCCCAGGACATCAGCCAGCCCCTGCAGAACAGCTTCATTCACACAGGGCATGGTGACAGCGACCCCCGGcactgctggggcttccctgacaGGATCGATGA ACTGTATCTGGGAAACCCCATGGACCCTCCCGACCTGCTGAGTGTGGAACTGAGCACCTCCAGACCCACCCAGCATCTGGGCAGGGTGAAAA AACCAACCTACGACCCTGTGAGTGAGGACCAAGACCCCCTGTCCAGCGACTTCAAGAGGCTGGGCCTGCGGAAGCCAGGACTGCCCCGTGGGCTGTGGCTCGCGAAGCCCTCGGCCCGGGTGCCGGGCACCAAAGCGGGCCGCGGGAGCAGTGAGATCACGCTCATCGACTTCGGTGAGGAGCCCGTGGTCCCGGCCCCGCGGCCCTGTGCACCCTCACTGGCGCAGCTGGCCATGGATGCCTGCTCCTTGCTGGACAAGACCCCGCCGCAGAGCCCCTCGCGGGCGCTGCCCCGGCCCCTGCATCCCACGCCGGTGGTGGACTGGGATGCGCGCCCGCTGCCCCCGCCTCCTGCCTACGATGACGTGGCCCAGGATGAGGATGACTTTGAGGTCTGCTCCATCAACAGCACCCTAGTGAGTGCAGAGGTCTCTGCTGGGCCCAGCCAGGGCGAGACCAATTACGCCTTTGTGCCTGAGCCGGCGCGGCTCTTCCCTCCCCTGGAGGACAACCTGTTCCTCCCGCCTCAGGGTGGGGGCAAGCCGCCCAACTCAGCGCAGACCGCAGAGATCTTCCAGGCGCTGCAGCAGGAGTGCATGCGGCAGCTACAGGTCCCGGCTGGCTCTCTGGTCCCCTCGCCCAGCCCGGTGGGCGACGACAAGCCCCAGGTGCCCCCCCGTGTGCCCATCCCCCCGAGGCCCACGCGCCCACGTGGGGAGCTGTCTCCAGCCCCCTCGGGCGAGGAGGAGATGGGGCGGTGGCCTggacctgcctcccctccccgggTACCACCCCGGGAGCCCCTGTCCCCACAAGGCTCCAGGACCCCCAGCCCCTTGGTGCCACGCGGCAGCTCCCCGCTGCCACCCCGGCTCTCCAGCTCACCTGGGAAGACCATGCCCACCACCCAGAGCTTCGCCTCAGACCCCAAGTATGCCACACCCCAGGTGATCCAGGCACCTGGCCCCCGGGCTGGTCCCTGCATCTTACCCATTGTCCGCGATGGCAAGAAGGTCAGCAACACCCACTACTACCTGCTGCCTGAGCGCCCACCCTACCTGGAGCGCTACCAGCGCTTCCTGCGTGAGACCCGGAGCCCCGAAGAGCCGGCCCCCATGCCTGTGCCCCTGCTGCTGCCCCCTCCCGGCATCCCAGCTCCTGCTGCCCCCACTGCCACCGTTCGACCAATGCCTCAGGCTGCCCCAGACCCCAAGGCTGACTTCTCCACCAACACCAGTAACTCAGGGGCCCAGCCGCCAGCCCTGAGGGCCACTGCTCGGGTGCCACAGAGGGGCTGCCCCGGGGACGGGCCAGAGGCTGGACGGCCAGCAGACAAGATCCAGATG CTGCAGGCCATGGTGCATGGGGTGACCACAGAGGAGTGCCAGGCGGCCCTGCAGAGCCACAGCTGGAGCGTGCAGAGGGCTGCCCAGTATCTGAAG GTGGAGCAGCTCTTTGGTTTGGGTCTGCGGCCGCGAGGCGAGTGCCACAAAGTGCTGGAGATGTTCGACTGGAACTTGGAGCAGGCTGGCTGCCACCTGCTGGGCTCCTGCGGCCCAGCCCACCACAA
- the TNK2 gene encoding activated CDC42 kinase 1 isoform X6 has product MRTVCSCEGQRRLWEAVKRRKAVCKRKSWMSKVFSGKRLEAEFPPHHSQSTFRKTSPTPGGPAVEGSLQSLTCLIGEKDLHLFEKLGDGSFGVVRRGEWDAPSGKTVSVAVKCLKPDVLSQPEAMDDFIREVNAMHSLDHRNLIRLYGVVLTPPMKMVTELAPLGSLLDRLRKHQGHFLLGTLSRYAVQVAEGMGYLESKRFIHRDLAARNLLLATRDLVKIGDFGLMRALPQNDDHYVMQEHRKVPFAWCAPESLKTRTFSHASDTWMFGVTLWEMFTYGQEPWIGLNGSQILHKIDKEGERLPRPEDCPQDIYNVMVQCWAHKPEDRPTFVALRDFLLEAQPTDMRALQDFEEPDKLHIQMNDVITVIEGRAENYWWRGQNTRTLCVGPFPRNVVTSVAGLSAQDISQPLQNSFIHTGHGDSDPRHCWGFPDRIDELYLGNPMDPPDLLSVELSTSRPTQHLGRVKKPTYDPVSEDQDPLSSDFKRLGLRKPGLPRGLWLAKPSARVPGTKAGRGSSEITLIDFGEEPVVPAPRPCAPSLAQLAMDACSLLDKTPPQSPSRALPRPLHPTPVVDWDARPLPPPPAYDDVAQDEDDFEVCSINSTLVSAEVSAGPSQGETNYAFVPEPARLFPPLEDNLFLPPQGGGKPPNSAQTAEIFQALQQECMRQLQVPAGSLVPSPSPVGDDKPQVPPRVPIPPRPTRPRGELSPAPSGEEEMGRWPGPASPPRVPPREPLSPQGSRTPSPLVPRGSSPLPPRLSSSPGKTMPTTQSFASDPKYATPQVIQAPGPRAGPCILPIVRDGKKVSNTHYYLLPERPPYLERYQRFLRETRSPEEPAPMPVPLLLPPPGIPAPAAPTATVRPMPQAAPDPKADFSTNTSNSGAQPPALRATARVPQRGCPGDGPEAGRPADKIQMLQAMVHGVTTEECQAALQSHSWSVQRAAQYLKVEQLFGLGLRPRGECHKVLEMFDWNLEQAGCHLLGSCGPAHHKR; this is encoded by the exons ATGAGAACAGTTTGCAGTTGTGAAG GCCAGCGGCGGCTGTGGGAGGCTGTGAAGAGGAGGAAGGCCGTGTGCAAACGCAAGTCCTGGATGAGCAAG GTGTTCAGTGGAAAGCGGCTGGAGGCTGAGTTCCCCCCTCATCACTCTCAGAGCACCTTCCGGAAGACCTCACCCACCCCCGGAGGCCCAGCAGTGGAGGGGTCCCTGCAGAGCCTCACCTGCCTCATTGGGGAGAAGGACCTGCATCTCTTTGAGAAGCTGGGAGATGGCTCCTTTGGCGTGGTGCGCAGGGGCGAGTGGGACGCCCCCTCAGGGAAGACG GTGAGTGTGGCTGTGAAGTGCCTGAAGCCTGATGTGCTGAGCCAGCCAGAGGCCATGGACGACTTCATCCGGGAGGTCAATGCCATGCACTCGCTTGACCACCGAAACCTCATTCGCCTCTACGGTGTGGTGCTCACGCCGCCCATGAAGATG GTGACAGAGCTGGCACCTCTGGGATCGTTGTTGGACAGGCTGCGCAAGCACCAGGGCCACTTCCTCCTGGGTACCCTGAGCCGCTACGCTGTGCAGGTGGCTGAGGGCATGGGCTACCTGGAGTCCAAGCGCTTTATTCACCGTGACCTGGCTGCCCGCAATCTGCTGTTGGCCACCCGTGACCTGGTCAAGATCGGAGACTTCGGGCTGATGCGAGCACTACCCCAGAATGACGACCACTACGTCATGCAGGAGCATCGCAAGGTGCCCTTTGCCTG GTGTGCCCCTGAGAGCCTGAAGACTCGCACCTTCTCCCATGCCAGCGACACCTGGATGTTTGGGGTCACTCTGTGGGAGATGTTCACCTATGGCCAGGAGCCCTGGATTGGCCTCAATGGCAGTCAG ATCCTGCATAAGATTGACAAGGAGGGGGAGCGTCTGCCCCGGCCCGAGGACTGCCCCCAGGACATCTACAATGTCATGGTTCAGTGCTGGGCTCACAAGCCAGAGGACAGACCCACCTTTGTGGCCCTGAGGGACTTCCTGCTGGAG gcccagcccactGACATGCGGGCCCTTCAGGACTTTGAGGAACCAGACAAGCTGCACATCCAGATGAACGATGTCATCACCGTCATTGAGGGGAG GGCTGAGAATTACTGGTGGCGCGGGCAGAACACTCGGACGCTGTGCGTGGGGCCCTTCCCTCGCAACGTGGTGACCTCTGTGGCCGGCCTGTCGGCCCAGGACATCAGCCAGCCCCTGCAGAACAGCTTCATTCACACAGGGCATGGTGACAGCGACCCCCGGcactgctggggcttccctgacaGGATCGATGA ACTGTATCTGGGAAACCCCATGGACCCTCCCGACCTGCTGAGTGTGGAACTGAGCACCTCCAGACCCACCCAGCATCTGGGCAGGGTGAAAA AACCAACCTACGACCCTGTGAGTGAGGACCAAGACCCCCTGTCCAGCGACTTCAAGAGGCTGGGCCTGCGGAAGCCAGGACTGCCCCGTGGGCTGTGGCTCGCGAAGCCCTCGGCCCGGGTGCCGGGCACCAAAGCGGGCCGCGGGAGCAGTGAGATCACGCTCATCGACTTCGGTGAGGAGCCCGTGGTCCCGGCCCCGCGGCCCTGTGCACCCTCACTGGCGCAGCTGGCCATGGATGCCTGCTCCTTGCTGGACAAGACCCCGCCGCAGAGCCCCTCGCGGGCGCTGCCCCGGCCCCTGCATCCCACGCCGGTGGTGGACTGGGATGCGCGCCCGCTGCCCCCGCCTCCTGCCTACGATGACGTGGCCCAGGATGAGGATGACTTTGAGGTCTGCTCCATCAACAGCACCCTAGTGAGTGCAGAGGTCTCTGCTGGGCCCAGCCAGGGCGAGACCAATTACGCCTTTGTGCCTGAGCCGGCGCGGCTCTTCCCTCCCCTGGAGGACAACCTGTTCCTCCCGCCTCAGGGTGGGGGCAAGCCGCCCAACTCAGCGCAGACCGCAGAGATCTTCCAGGCGCTGCAGCAGGAGTGCATGCGGCAGCTACAGGTCCCGGCTGGCTCTCTGGTCCCCTCGCCCAGCCCGGTGGGCGACGACAAGCCCCAGGTGCCCCCCCGTGTGCCCATCCCCCCGAGGCCCACGCGCCCACGTGGGGAGCTGTCTCCAGCCCCCTCGGGCGAGGAGGAGATGGGGCGGTGGCCTggacctgcctcccctccccgggTACCACCCCGGGAGCCCCTGTCCCCACAAGGCTCCAGGACCCCCAGCCCCTTGGTGCCACGCGGCAGCTCCCCGCTGCCACCCCGGCTCTCCAGCTCACCTGGGAAGACCATGCCCACCACCCAGAGCTTCGCCTCAGACCCCAAGTATGCCACACCCCAGGTGATCCAGGCACCTGGCCCCCGGGCTGGTCCCTGCATCTTACCCATTGTCCGCGATGGCAAGAAGGTCAGCAACACCCACTACTACCTGCTGCCTGAGCGCCCACCCTACCTGGAGCGCTACCAGCGCTTCCTGCGTGAGACCCGGAGCCCCGAAGAGCCGGCCCCCATGCCTGTGCCCCTGCTGCTGCCCCCTCCCGGCATCCCAGCTCCTGCTGCCCCCACTGCCACCGTTCGACCAATGCCTCAGGCTGCCCCAGACCCCAAGGCTGACTTCTCCACCAACACCAGTAACTCAGGGGCCCAGCCGCCAGCCCTGAGGGCCACTGCTCGGGTGCCACAGAGGGGCTGCCCCGGGGACGGGCCAGAGGCTGGACGGCCAGCAGACAAGATCCAGATG CTGCAGGCCATGGTGCATGGGGTGACCACAGAGGAGTGCCAGGCGGCCCTGCAGAGCCACAGCTGGAGCGTGCAGAGGGCTGCCCAGTATCTGAAG GTGGAGCAGCTCTTTGGTTTGGGTCTGCGGCCGCGAGGCGAGTGCCACAAAGTGCTGGAGATGTTCGACTGGAACTTGGAGCAGGCTGGCTGCCACCTGCTGGGCTCCTGCGGCCCAGCCCACCACAA
- the TNK2 gene encoding activated CDC42 kinase 1 isoform X8 produces the protein MPAARRFPGLELSFPLLARLRRRLYTRLGSSSMQPEEGTGWLLELLSEVQLQQYFLRLRDDLNVTRLSHFEYVKNEDLEKIGMGRPGQRRLWEAVKRRKAVCKRKSWMSKVFSGKRLEAEFPPHHSQSTFRKTSPTPGGPAVEGSLQSLTCLIGEKDLHLFEKLGDGSFGVVRRGEWDAPSGKTVSVAVKCLKPDVLSQPEAMDDFIREVNAMHSLDHRNLIRLYGVVLTPPMKMVTELAPLGSLLDRLRKHQGHFLLGTLSRYAVQVAEGMGYLESKRFIHRDLAARNLLLATRDLVKIGDFGLMRALPQNDDHYVMQEHRKVPFAWCAPESLKTRTFSHASDTWMFGVTLWEMFTYGQEPWIGLNGSQILHKIDKEGERLPRPEDCPQDIYNVMVQCWAHKPEDRPTFVALRDFLLEAQPTDMRALQDFEEPDKLHIQMNDVITVIEGRAENYWWRGQNTRTLCVGPFPRNVVTSVAGLSAQDISQPLQNSFIHTGHGDSDPRHCWGFPDRIDELYLGNPMDPPDLLSVELSTSRPTQHLGRVKREPPPRPPQPAIFTQKPTYDPVSEDQDPLSSDFKRLGLRKPGLPRGLWLAKPSARVPGTKAGRGSSEITLIDFGEEPVVPAPRPCAPSLAQLAMDACSLLDKTPPQSPSRALPRPLHPTPVVDWDARPLPPPPAYDDVAQDEDDFEVCSINSTLVSAEVSAGPSQGETNYAFVPEPARLFPPLEDNLFLPPQGGGKPPNSAQTAEIFQALQQECMRQLQVPAGSLVPSPSPVGDDKPQVPPRVPIPPRPTRPRGELSPAPSGEEEMGRWPGPASPPRVPPREPLSPQGSRTPSPLVPRGSSPLPPRLSSSPGKTMPTTQSFASDPKYATPQVIQAPGPRAGPCILPIVRDGKKVSNTHYYLLPERPPYLERYQRFLRETRSPEEPAPMPVPLLLPPPGIPAPAAPTATVRPMPQAAPDPKADFSTNTSNSGAQPPALRATARVPQRGCPGDGPEAGRPADKIQMLQAMVHGVTTEECQAALQSHSWSVQRAAQYLKVEQLFGLGLRPRGECHKVLEMFDWNLEQAGCHLLGSCGPAHHK, from the exons ATGCCAGCAGCTCGTCGGTTCCCTGGCCTAGagctctccttccctcttctggCCAGACTCCGGCGGAGACTCTACACA AGGCTGGGGAGCAGCAGCATGCAGCCGGAGGAGGGCACAGGCTGGCTGCTGGAGCTGCTGTCCGAGGTGCAGCTGCAGCAATATTTCCTGCGGCTCCGCGACGACCTCAACGTTACCCGCCTGTCCCACTTTGAGTATGTCAAGAATGAGGACCTGGAGAAGATTGGCATGGGCCGGCCTG GCCAGCGGCGGCTGTGGGAGGCTGTGAAGAGGAGGAAGGCCGTGTGCAAACGCAAGTCCTGGATGAGCAAG GTGTTCAGTGGAAAGCGGCTGGAGGCTGAGTTCCCCCCTCATCACTCTCAGAGCACCTTCCGGAAGACCTCACCCACCCCCGGAGGCCCAGCAGTGGAGGGGTCCCTGCAGAGCCTCACCTGCCTCATTGGGGAGAAGGACCTGCATCTCTTTGAGAAGCTGGGAGATGGCTCCTTTGGCGTGGTGCGCAGGGGCGAGTGGGACGCCCCCTCAGGGAAGACG GTGAGTGTGGCTGTGAAGTGCCTGAAGCCTGATGTGCTGAGCCAGCCAGAGGCCATGGACGACTTCATCCGGGAGGTCAATGCCATGCACTCGCTTGACCACCGAAACCTCATTCGCCTCTACGGTGTGGTGCTCACGCCGCCCATGAAGATG GTGACAGAGCTGGCACCTCTGGGATCGTTGTTGGACAGGCTGCGCAAGCACCAGGGCCACTTCCTCCTGGGTACCCTGAGCCGCTACGCTGTGCAGGTGGCTGAGGGCATGGGCTACCTGGAGTCCAAGCGCTTTATTCACCGTGACCTGGCTGCCCGCAATCTGCTGTTGGCCACCCGTGACCTGGTCAAGATCGGAGACTTCGGGCTGATGCGAGCACTACCCCAGAATGACGACCACTACGTCATGCAGGAGCATCGCAAGGTGCCCTTTGCCTG GTGTGCCCCTGAGAGCCTGAAGACTCGCACCTTCTCCCATGCCAGCGACACCTGGATGTTTGGGGTCACTCTGTGGGAGATGTTCACCTATGGCCAGGAGCCCTGGATTGGCCTCAATGGCAGTCAG ATCCTGCATAAGATTGACAAGGAGGGGGAGCGTCTGCCCCGGCCCGAGGACTGCCCCCAGGACATCTACAATGTCATGGTTCAGTGCTGGGCTCACAAGCCAGAGGACAGACCCACCTTTGTGGCCCTGAGGGACTTCCTGCTGGAG gcccagcccactGACATGCGGGCCCTTCAGGACTTTGAGGAACCAGACAAGCTGCACATCCAGATGAACGATGTCATCACCGTCATTGAGGGGAG GGCTGAGAATTACTGGTGGCGCGGGCAGAACACTCGGACGCTGTGCGTGGGGCCCTTCCCTCGCAACGTGGTGACCTCTGTGGCCGGCCTGTCGGCCCAGGACATCAGCCAGCCCCTGCAGAACAGCTTCATTCACACAGGGCATGGTGACAGCGACCCCCGGcactgctggggcttccctgacaGGATCGATGA ACTGTATCTGGGAAACCCCATGGACCCTCCCGACCTGCTGAGTGTGGAACTGAGCACCTCCAGACCCACCCAGCATCTGGGCAGGGTGAAAA GGGAGCCTCCACCTCGCCCTCCTCAGCCTGCCATCTTCACTCAGA AACCAACCTACGACCCTGTGAGTGAGGACCAAGACCCCCTGTCCAGCGACTTCAAGAGGCTGGGCCTGCGGAAGCCAGGACTGCCCCGTGGGCTGTGGCTCGCGAAGCCCTCGGCCCGGGTGCCGGGCACCAAAGCGGGCCGCGGGAGCAGTGAGATCACGCTCATCGACTTCGGTGAGGAGCCCGTGGTCCCGGCCCCGCGGCCCTGTGCACCCTCACTGGCGCAGCTGGCCATGGATGCCTGCTCCTTGCTGGACAAGACCCCGCCGCAGAGCCCCTCGCGGGCGCTGCCCCGGCCCCTGCATCCCACGCCGGTGGTGGACTGGGATGCGCGCCCGCTGCCCCCGCCTCCTGCCTACGATGACGTGGCCCAGGATGAGGATGACTTTGAGGTCTGCTCCATCAACAGCACCCTAGTGAGTGCAGAGGTCTCTGCTGGGCCCAGCCAGGGCGAGACCAATTACGCCTTTGTGCCTGAGCCGGCGCGGCTCTTCCCTCCCCTGGAGGACAACCTGTTCCTCCCGCCTCAGGGTGGGGGCAAGCCGCCCAACTCAGCGCAGACCGCAGAGATCTTCCAGGCGCTGCAGCAGGAGTGCATGCGGCAGCTACAGGTCCCGGCTGGCTCTCTGGTCCCCTCGCCCAGCCCGGTGGGCGACGACAAGCCCCAGGTGCCCCCCCGTGTGCCCATCCCCCCGAGGCCCACGCGCCCACGTGGGGAGCTGTCTCCAGCCCCCTCGGGCGAGGAGGAGATGGGGCGGTGGCCTggacctgcctcccctccccgggTACCACCCCGGGAGCCCCTGTCCCCACAAGGCTCCAGGACCCCCAGCCCCTTGGTGCCACGCGGCAGCTCCCCGCTGCCACCCCGGCTCTCCAGCTCACCTGGGAAGACCATGCCCACCACCCAGAGCTTCGCCTCAGACCCCAAGTATGCCACACCCCAGGTGATCCAGGCACCTGGCCCCCGGGCTGGTCCCTGCATCTTACCCATTGTCCGCGATGGCAAGAAGGTCAGCAACACCCACTACTACCTGCTGCCTGAGCGCCCACCCTACCTGGAGCGCTACCAGCGCTTCCTGCGTGAGACCCGGAGCCCCGAAGAGCCGGCCCCCATGCCTGTGCCCCTGCTGCTGCCCCCTCCCGGCATCCCAGCTCCTGCTGCCCCCACTGCCACCGTTCGACCAATGCCTCAGGCTGCCCCAGACCCCAAGGCTGACTTCTCCACCAACACCAGTAACTCAGGGGCCCAGCCGCCAGCCCTGAGGGCCACTGCTCGGGTGCCACAGAGGGGCTGCCCCGGGGACGGGCCAGAGGCTGGACGGCCAGCAGACAAGATCCAGATG CTGCAGGCCATGGTGCATGGGGTGACCACAGAGGAGTGCCAGGCGGCCCTGCAGAGCCACAGCTGGAGCGTGCAGAGGGCTGCCCAGTATCTGAAG GTGGAGCAGCTCTTTGGTTTGGGTCTGCGGCCGCGAGGCGAGTGCCACAAAGTGCTGGAGATGTTCGACTGGAACTTGGAGCAGGCTGGCTGCCACCTGCTGGGCTCCTGCGGCCCAGCCCACCACAAGTGA